CATTCCCGTTGTATTGGCTCAGTGCGCAATGGCTGTGGCAAATACAATGGTTGTTGGTGTTGGTGCTAATCGTATTGGGAATCTGGCTGTGTGGGCGGGCTTGCCGTGCTTTGGGCCAGCATGATGATAGCGGTGTGGTATTGGATGAAATTGCCGCTTTTTACATGGTATTGTTATTGACGCCGTCAACATGGCAATGGCAAGCAGCAGCGTTTGCCGTTTTTCGCTTGCTAGATTCGCTCAAACCCCCCCCAATTAACTGGTTGGATAAATATGTCAAAGGGGGCACTGGCATTATGGTAGATGATTTGGCGGCGGCGGCACTAACCGTAGTGATAATTGCCGCGCCGCAATTTGCGGTAGAGTAATGAATGTAGAATTGTTTGAATTATCGCGCACGATAGGTGAGCTCGCACAACGGCAGCATATCAAAGTAG
This region of Candidatus Persebacteraceae bacterium Df01 genomic DNA includes:
- a CDS encoding phosphatidylglycerophosphatase A, with translation MSTTSATKQWVFSDVGHCLAFGFGAGLTPKIPGTAGTVLAFPLYWLSAQWLWQIQWLLVLVLIVLGIWLCGRACRALGQHDDSGVVLDEIAAFYMVLLLTPSTWQWQAAAFAVFRLLDSLKPPPINWLDKYVKGGTGIMVDDLAAAALTVVIIAAPQFAVE